From a region of the Synechococcus sp. RS9916 genome:
- a CDS encoding NAD(P)/FAD-dependent oxidoreductase codes for MAAEHFFLELEPPEERLRHAPHVVIVGGGFAGVSACKALANADVRVTLIDKRNFNLFQPLLYQVATGLVSRGDVATPLRQLVGKQRNVQVLLGEVTEINPTDKQIVFNSKAYDYDHLVLATGSGSTFFGHEQWRTFAPPMKILEHAEEIRRRLLMAIEQAEQSPDEAARQFLQTVVIVGGGPTGCEMAGAVSELMRNAMRREFKQLNPDHTRIVLVDPGERLLKAMPESLSKQAQTTLEKLGVEMQFKARVQTMQPGEVTMSTPEGDLRLQAATVIWTAGVRPSHLGKKLADATGCELNHGRVVVQPDFSIKEHPEIRVVGDLCSYHHTSSGNPLPGMAGPATQAGGFVGKDIAAIVAGSKRPNFNWFDFGSMAVLDRVDAVADLRGFKFSGGIGWILWALAHLAFMPERENRWTLLIKWMFAVVSQKRASMLLTGMPSQHIGLDAPDAPFPMHSGTGPSIAAPDAALKAAMEYYSNQMSGQRDQADGTTEGSAGDSAAAIR; via the coding sequence ATGGCCGCAGAGCATTTTTTTCTTGAACTGGAGCCGCCGGAAGAGCGACTTCGCCACGCACCCCACGTGGTGATTGTGGGGGGTGGTTTTGCCGGTGTAAGCGCCTGCAAGGCTCTGGCCAACGCCGACGTACGCGTCACCTTGATCGACAAGCGCAACTTCAACCTGTTTCAGCCACTGCTGTATCAAGTCGCCACCGGTCTGGTATCGCGGGGAGACGTGGCGACACCGCTGCGTCAACTGGTGGGGAAACAGCGCAACGTGCAGGTGCTGCTCGGCGAAGTCACCGAGATCAACCCGACAGACAAACAGATCGTTTTCAACAGCAAGGCCTACGACTACGACCATTTGGTGCTGGCCACCGGTTCCGGGAGCACCTTCTTTGGCCATGAACAGTGGCGCACATTTGCGCCGCCGATGAAGATCCTCGAGCACGCGGAAGAAATCCGCCGGCGGCTGCTGATGGCGATCGAGCAGGCGGAACAATCACCCGATGAAGCCGCACGCCAATTCCTGCAGACGGTGGTGATCGTTGGGGGTGGCCCCACCGGCTGTGAGATGGCGGGAGCCGTGTCTGAACTGATGCGCAACGCCATGCGCCGGGAGTTCAAGCAGCTCAATCCCGACCACACGCGGATCGTGCTGGTCGATCCCGGCGAACGGCTGCTGAAAGCGATGCCCGAGTCGCTGTCGAAACAAGCCCAGACCACGCTCGAAAAGCTGGGGGTGGAGATGCAATTCAAGGCGCGGGTGCAAACGATGCAACCCGGTGAGGTGACGATGAGCACCCCCGAGGGGGACCTCCGCCTTCAAGCTGCCACCGTGATCTGGACTGCCGGCGTGCGCCCGTCGCACCTGGGGAAAAAACTGGCCGACGCCACTGGCTGCGAGCTCAACCACGGCCGCGTTGTCGTGCAACCCGATTTCTCGATCAAGGAGCACCCCGAAATCCGCGTGGTGGGCGACCTCTGCTCGTATCACCACACCAGCAGCGGCAACCCGTTGCCAGGCATGGCTGGTCCCGCCACTCAGGCGGGGGGCTTTGTGGGCAAAGACATTGCCGCGATCGTGGCCGGCAGCAAGCGACCCAACTTCAACTGGTTTGACTTCGGCAGCATGGCCGTGCTCGACCGCGTTGATGCGGTGGCCGATCTGCGCGGCTTCAAATTCAGCGGCGGCATCGGCTGGATCCTCTGGGCTCTCGCGCACCTGGCGTTCATGCCCGAACGGGAAAACCGCTGGACGCTGCTGATCAAGTGGATGTTTGCGGTGGTGTCGCAGAAACGGGCCTCGATGCTGCTCACCGGCATGCCCAGCCAACACATCGGGCTCGATGCCCCTGATGCGCCGTTCCCAATGCACAGCGGCACTGGCCCCTCGATTGCAGCCCCCGATGCCGCCCTCAAGGCAGCGATGGAGTACTACTCCAACCAGATGTCAGGTCAACGGGATCAAGCCGACGGAACCACGGAAGGTTCGGCAGGCGATTCAGCCGCTGCCATCAGATAA
- a CDS encoding DUF565 domain-containing protein, with protein MSQRLQATRLQRSLGNGWERLNRWSTNPWRKASLLLIVMLSSFVVGSSVGAIAGVSGLMDPVAALITVAAWETMVRLRRPWPKRADTLLGLQMLDMTRIGLIYGLLLEGFKLL; from the coding sequence ATGAGTCAGCGTCTTCAGGCCACCCGGCTACAGCGCAGCCTCGGCAATGGATGGGAGCGGCTGAATCGTTGGTCGACAAACCCTTGGCGGAAAGCATCACTGCTGTTGATTGTGATGCTGTCCAGCTTTGTGGTCGGAAGCTCGGTTGGCGCCATTGCCGGCGTCAGCGGACTGATGGATCCAGTGGCAGCGCTGATCACTGTGGCGGCCTGGGAAACCATGGTGCGGCTGCGCAGACCATGGCCCAAGCGGGCCGACACCCTTCTGGGCCTTCAGATGCTGGATATGACCCGAATCGGGCTGATTTACGGCTTGCTGCTTGAGGGATTCAAGTTGCTCTAA
- a CDS encoding PCP reductase family protein, producing the protein MNWSADAEKALKEVPFFVRPAVRKRIESMAKDAGLSSIDQGFYAEARAQFGSK; encoded by the coding sequence GTGAATTGGAGCGCTGATGCAGAAAAGGCCCTCAAGGAAGTGCCTTTCTTTGTCCGTCCCGCAGTGCGCAAACGGATCGAATCAATGGCCAAGGACGCAGGTCTGAGCAGCATCGACCAAGGGTTCTACGCCGAAGCCCGAGCCCAATTCGGCAGCAAGTGA
- a CDS encoding DUF2555 domain-containing protein, whose translation MASPAITSEQLESFDEASVAVLAQRLEDDDYPNPFAGLGDWHLLRALAIHRPELTRPYVHLIDQEPFDED comes from the coding sequence GTGGCGAGCCCAGCGATCACGTCCGAGCAGTTGGAGAGTTTCGATGAAGCCTCCGTGGCCGTGCTGGCTCAGCGCCTCGAAGACGATGACTATCCCAACCCCTTTGCTGGTCTCGGAGACTGGCACCTTTTGCGGGCCCTGGCCATTCATCGACCTGAGCTCACACGTCCTTACGTCCACCTGATTGATCAGGAACCCTTCGATGAAGACTGA
- the coaBC gene encoding bifunctional phosphopantothenoylcysteine decarboxylase/phosphopantothenate--cysteine ligase CoaBC produces MKTESGALQGRRILVAVSGSIAAVKTPLLVSALVKAGAQVRCVVTPSAAQLVSPVALASLSRHRCYQDDDQWDPREPRPLHVALAEWAELVIVAPLSASTLARWTQGMGDGLLASLLLACERPVVAAAAMNTGMWSQPAVRRNWALLADDPRVLRLAPESGLLACDRIGDGRMADPELIRLAAESALLTQASNGSLPWDWQGRTVLVSAGPTVEGIDPARVLSNRSSGRMGVLIAQAARFRGASVHLVHGPLQLPLAWLEGLHCQAIESAEQMQEHLHRLQANAAAVVMAAAVADWRRQGGASVQKAPKADLQRTLAEQLEPVPDLLKELQATKPDGQRLLGFAALSGSDDEIQALARDKRAAKGCDLLMANPIDRNGQGFGAAMNGGWLVKTDGSTEGVPVMDKLALAHRLLDQLVDCF; encoded by the coding sequence ATGAAGACTGAGTCCGGGGCGCTGCAGGGGCGCAGGATTCTGGTGGCTGTCAGCGGCAGCATCGCGGCGGTCAAGACGCCCCTGTTGGTCAGTGCTCTGGTCAAGGCCGGTGCTCAAGTGCGCTGCGTGGTCACCCCAAGTGCGGCGCAGTTGGTCAGCCCCGTGGCCTTGGCCAGTCTTAGCCGGCATCGCTGCTATCAGGACGACGATCAGTGGGATCCACGCGAGCCCAGGCCGTTGCATGTGGCGTTGGCGGAATGGGCTGAATTGGTGATCGTGGCGCCTCTCAGCGCCAGCACGTTGGCCCGCTGGACCCAGGGCATGGGCGATGGCCTTCTGGCCAGTCTGCTGCTGGCCTGTGAACGCCCCGTTGTGGCGGCGGCGGCCATGAATACAGGCATGTGGAGCCAGCCTGCGGTGCGGCGTAACTGGGCTCTGCTGGCTGACGATCCCAGGGTCCTGCGACTGGCGCCAGAGTCGGGCCTATTGGCCTGTGATCGTATTGGCGATGGGCGCATGGCGGATCCAGAGCTGATTCGCCTGGCCGCGGAGAGCGCGTTGCTCACGCAAGCCTCTAATGGTTCACTCCCTTGGGATTGGCAAGGTCGCACCGTGTTGGTGAGTGCTGGTCCCACCGTTGAGGGCATTGATCCAGCGCGGGTGCTCAGCAACCGCAGCAGTGGTCGTATGGGCGTGCTGATTGCTCAAGCAGCGCGTTTCCGCGGCGCTTCAGTGCACTTGGTGCATGGCCCACTGCAGTTGCCTCTGGCCTGGCTCGAGGGTCTGCACTGCCAGGCGATTGAATCTGCTGAGCAGATGCAGGAGCACTTGCACCGCCTCCAGGCCAATGCCGCTGCCGTGGTGATGGCGGCCGCGGTGGCGGATTGGCGTCGTCAAGGAGGAGCGTCCGTGCAGAAGGCCCCCAAGGCGGACCTGCAGCGCACCCTGGCCGAGCAGCTCGAGCCGGTGCCAGATCTGCTCAAGGAATTGCAAGCCACCAAGCCTGACGGACAGCGGTTGCTGGGTTTTGCCGCACTCAGCGGTTCAGATGACGAAATTCAGGCTCTGGCCCGTGACAAGCGCGCCGCCAAAGGCTGCGATCTGTTGATGGCCAACCCAATTGATCGCAACGGCCAGGGGTTTGGAGCGGCCATGAATGGGGGGTGGCTCGTCAAAACTGATGGCTCCACGGAAGGGGTGCCTGTCATGGACAAACTCGCTCTGGCCCACCGCCTTTTGGATCAGCTTGTTGACTGCTTCTAG
- the psbO gene encoding photosystem II manganese-stabilizing polypeptide, with the protein MSIRPLLALVLAFCLTVVTACSGGADAVERSNITYDDIRNTGKANDCPVLAESARGSISLTPGGSYELKGICMHPTRVFAKGEPSNKRQEAQFVEGKILTRFTSSLDEVYGDLTVSDSGITFEEKGGIDFQPITVLVPGGEEFPFTFSSKSLNASADGAAITTSTDFEGTYRTPSYRTSNFIDPKGRALTTGVQYAQGLVALGGDEEGLEKDNTKRYIDGVGQMSLSITKVDPETGEFAGVFSAIQPSDSDMGGREVVDIKISGDLYGRLEEA; encoded by the coding sequence ATGAGCATCCGTCCCCTGCTGGCCCTGGTGCTGGCTTTCTGTCTCACCGTGGTGACCGCCTGCAGCGGTGGTGCCGATGCGGTGGAGCGTTCCAACATCACCTACGACGACATTCGCAACACCGGCAAAGCCAACGATTGCCCGGTGCTTGCTGAGTCGGCCCGTGGCTCGATCAGCCTCACGCCCGGCGGCTCCTATGAGCTCAAGGGCATCTGTATGCACCCCACTCGTGTATTCGCGAAGGGTGAGCCTTCTAACAAGCGTCAGGAAGCCCAATTTGTTGAGGGCAAGATCCTCACCCGCTTCACCTCGAGCCTCGACGAGGTCTATGGCGACCTGACCGTGAGCGACAGCGGCATCACCTTCGAAGAGAAGGGCGGCATTGATTTCCAGCCCATCACTGTCCTGGTGCCCGGTGGTGAGGAGTTCCCCTTCACCTTCTCCAGCAAGAGCCTGAATGCTTCTGCTGATGGTGCTGCAATCACCACCAGCACCGACTTTGAGGGCACCTACCGCACCCCCAGCTACCGCACCAGCAACTTCATCGACCCCAAGGGTCGTGCGTTGACCACCGGCGTGCAGTACGCCCAGGGTCTGGTTGCGTTGGGTGGCGATGAGGAAGGCCTCGAGAAGGACAACACCAAGCGCTACATCGACGGCGTTGGCCAGATGAGCCTGTCCATCACCAAGGTTGATCCTGAAACCGGAGAGTTCGCTGGTGTGTTCTCTGCGATTCAGCCTTCCGACTCCGACATGGGTGGCCGTGAAGTGGTTGACATCAAGATCAGCGGTGATCTCTACGGCCGTCTTGAAGAGGCTTGA
- the sat gene encoding sulfate adenylyltransferase: MTVSSAPNGVIAPYGGTLVDLMAPDAEKAAIKASATKTLECSDRNACDVELLVVGGFSPERGFMHQADYDAVVAGHRTTSGYLFGLPIVMDTDSDDVAVGDNVLLTYKGQDLAVLTVEDKWEPNKVVEAKGCYGTTSIEHPAVRMITMERKRFYLGGLIQGLELPKRVFPCKTPAEVRAGLPNGEDVVAFQCRNPIHRAHYELFTRALHAQNVSENAVVLVHPTCGPTQQDDIPGTVRFQTYERLAEEVNNERIRWAYLPYAMHMAGPREALQHMIIRRNYGCTHFIIGRDMAGCKSSLTGDDFYGPYDAQNFAKECAPELSMETVPSLNLVYTEEEGYVTAEHAETRGLHVKKLSGTQFRKMLRSGEEIPEWFAFKSVVDVLRAA; encoded by the coding sequence ATGACTGTCAGCTCCGCGCCGAACGGCGTGATCGCCCCTTATGGCGGAACCCTGGTGGATCTGATGGCCCCGGATGCGGAGAAGGCCGCGATCAAGGCCTCAGCGACCAAAACACTCGAGTGCTCCGATCGCAATGCTTGCGATGTGGAGCTGCTTGTGGTGGGTGGTTTTTCCCCCGAGCGTGGCTTCATGCATCAGGCCGATTACGACGCCGTCGTGGCCGGCCATCGCACCACCTCGGGTTATCTGTTCGGTCTGCCGATCGTGATGGACACCGATAGCGACGACGTTGCTGTTGGCGACAATGTGCTGCTCACCTACAAGGGCCAGGATCTGGCGGTGCTCACCGTTGAGGACAAGTGGGAGCCCAACAAAGTGGTGGAGGCCAAAGGCTGCTACGGCACCACCTCCATTGAGCACCCTGCGGTTCGCATGATCACCATGGAGCGCAAGCGCTTCTATCTCGGTGGTCTGATCCAGGGCTTGGAGCTGCCCAAGCGTGTGTTCCCTTGCAAGACCCCTGCTGAAGTGCGTGCAGGTCTCCCCAACGGTGAAGACGTGGTGGCATTCCAGTGCCGCAACCCGATTCACCGCGCCCACTACGAGCTGTTCACCCGTGCTCTGCATGCCCAGAACGTGAGCGAGAACGCCGTGGTGCTGGTGCACCCCACCTGTGGTCCCACCCAGCAGGACGACATCCCCGGCACCGTGCGTTTCCAGACCTACGAACGCTTGGCGGAAGAGGTGAACAACGAACGGATTCGCTGGGCCTATCTGCCCTATGCCATGCACATGGCTGGACCCCGCGAGGCGCTTCAGCACATGATCATTCGCCGCAACTACGGCTGCACCCACTTCATCATCGGCCGCGACATGGCCGGGTGTAAGTCGTCCCTCACCGGTGACGATTTTTATGGCCCTTACGACGCGCAGAACTTCGCCAAGGAGTGTGCGCCTGAGCTCTCGATGGAGACGGTTCCTTCGCTCAACCTCGTTTACACCGAGGAGGAGGGCTACGTCACCGCGGAGCATGCCGAGACCCGTGGGCTGCACGTCAAGAAGCTGAGCGGCACCCAGTTCCGCAAGATGCTGCGCAGTGGTGAGGAGATTCCCGAATGGTTCGCCTTCAAGAGCGTGGTCGACGTGCTTCGCGCCGCCTGA
- the ftsH gene encoding ATP-dependent zinc metalloprotease FtsH, producing MNKRWRNVGLYVLLVVVVIAVGTAFLDRPDPATAARTLRYSDFVEAVQEDQVSRVTISPDRGSAVIVENDGRRAEVNLAPDKDLLKLLTDHDVDIAVQPTRQAGAWQQAAGSLVFPLLLLGGLFFLFRRSQGGGGGNPAMNFGKSKARVQMEPSTQVTFGDVAGIEGAKLELTEVVDFLKNPDRFTAVGAKIPKGCLLVGPPGTGKTLLAKAVAGEAGVPFFSISGSEFVEMFVGVGASRVRDLFEQAKKNAPCIVFIDEIDAVGRQRGAGLGGGNDEREQTLNQLLTEMDGFEGNTGIIIIAATNRPDVLDAALMRPGRFDRQVTVDRPDYAGRLQILGVHARSKTLAKDVDLDKVARRTPGYTGADLANLLNEAAILAARRQLTEVSNDEISDAIERIMVGPEKKDRVMTERRKRLVAYHEAGHALVGAVMPDYDAVQKISIIPRGNAGGLTFFTPSEERMESGLYSRSYLQSQMAVALGGRVAEEIIYGEDEVTTGASNDLQQVAQVARQMVTRFGMSDTLGPVALGRAQGGMFLGRDIAAERDFSEDTAATIDSEVSELVDAAYKRATKVLVDNQAVLDELAEMLVERETVDAEELQELLIRRDVRVAEYV from the coding sequence TTGAACAAGCGTTGGCGCAACGTCGGCCTTTACGTCCTTCTGGTGGTCGTTGTGATCGCTGTGGGTACGGCCTTCCTTGACAGGCCTGACCCAGCGACTGCTGCACGAACCCTCCGCTACAGCGATTTCGTTGAGGCGGTTCAGGAGGACCAAGTCAGTCGCGTGACCATTTCCCCCGATCGGGGATCGGCTGTGATCGTCGAAAACGATGGGCGTCGCGCTGAGGTGAATCTCGCCCCTGATAAGGATCTGTTGAAGCTGCTCACCGACCACGACGTCGATATCGCAGTGCAGCCGACCCGTCAGGCTGGCGCGTGGCAACAGGCAGCGGGGAGTCTGGTGTTCCCCCTCCTCCTTCTTGGTGGCCTGTTCTTCCTCTTCCGCCGTTCCCAAGGCGGTGGTGGTGGGAACCCTGCCATGAATTTCGGCAAGAGCAAAGCCCGGGTTCAGATGGAGCCTTCCACCCAGGTCACCTTTGGTGATGTGGCTGGGATCGAGGGCGCCAAGCTCGAGCTGACCGAAGTGGTCGACTTCCTCAAGAACCCCGATCGTTTCACCGCTGTTGGTGCCAAGATTCCCAAGGGTTGTCTCCTTGTGGGCCCTCCTGGCACTGGTAAAACTTTGCTGGCCAAGGCGGTCGCTGGCGAAGCAGGGGTTCCCTTCTTCTCGATTTCCGGTTCGGAGTTCGTTGAAATGTTCGTGGGCGTTGGTGCAAGCCGCGTCCGTGATCTCTTCGAGCAGGCCAAAAAGAACGCGCCTTGCATCGTTTTCATCGACGAAATTGATGCGGTGGGCCGTCAGCGCGGCGCCGGTCTTGGCGGCGGCAATGACGAGCGCGAGCAGACCCTCAACCAGCTGCTCACCGAAATGGATGGCTTCGAGGGCAACACCGGAATCATCATCATCGCGGCCACCAACAGGCCTGATGTTCTTGACGCTGCATTGATGCGCCCCGGTCGTTTTGATCGCCAGGTCACCGTCGACCGTCCTGATTACGCCGGTCGTCTCCAGATTCTTGGTGTTCATGCCAGAAGCAAAACGCTTGCCAAAGACGTCGACCTCGACAAAGTGGCTCGCCGTACCCCTGGCTACACCGGTGCCGACCTCGCCAACCTGCTGAACGAAGCCGCCATCCTTGCGGCCCGTCGTCAACTCACTGAGGTGAGCAATGACGAGATCAGCGATGCCATTGAGCGCATCATGGTTGGTCCCGAGAAGAAAGACCGCGTGATGACTGAGCGCCGCAAGCGTTTGGTGGCTTATCACGAGGCTGGTCACGCCTTGGTCGGTGCCGTGATGCCTGATTACGACGCGGTGCAGAAAATTTCGATCATCCCCCGCGGGAATGCAGGTGGATTGACGTTCTTCACCCCGAGCGAAGAGCGGATGGAATCTGGTCTCTACTCCCGTTCCTATCTCCAGAGCCAGATGGCGGTTGCCCTTGGCGGTCGTGTCGCCGAGGAGATCATTTACGGAGAAGACGAAGTCACAACGGGTGCATCCAACGATCTGCAGCAGGTGGCGCAAGTCGCCCGCCAGATGGTGACCCGCTTCGGCATGAGCGACACCCTGGGCCCTGTGGCTCTGGGTCGTGCTCAGGGCGGCATGTTCCTTGGTCGCGATATTGCTGCAGAGCGCGATTTCTCTGAAGACACGGCAGCCACCATCGATTCCGAGGTGTCTGAACTGGTGGATGCTGCCTACAAGCGGGCCACCAAGGTGCTGGTTGACAACCAGGCCGTGCTCGACGAACTGGCAGAAATGCTGGTCGAGCGGGAAACCGTCGATGCTGAAGAGCTGCAAGAGTTGTTGATTCGCCGCGACGTGCGCGTTGCCGAGTACGTCTGA
- a CDS encoding bifunctional 4-hydroxy-2-oxoglutarate aldolase/2-dehydro-3-deoxy-phosphogluconate aldolase: MPSTSDSALDGQSRWRSCQRQLIDSLRSHPLLVVLRPSQADCSAPLLEQAPLLRLIDQLTAAGVIHLEIAWSAHPRWLVLMRELKVRYPGLHLGVASITSEVALRSTLELDLAYAMSPCLDLELLAMARRHGQLLVPGVFSPSEFLQAAKAGCELVKLFPAGTLGIDYLRQLSAPMEPLPLVIAAGGLGAADLDPWLSAGYHAVALGRGVIRGDELDPHLLAWLS; the protein is encoded by the coding sequence TTGCCGAGTACGTCTGACTCAGCTCTTGATGGTCAGAGCCGCTGGCGGTCATGCCAGCGGCAGCTGATCGACTCACTGCGCAGCCACCCTTTGCTGGTGGTGTTGCGTCCCTCCCAAGCCGATTGTTCAGCGCCGTTGTTGGAGCAGGCTCCCTTGCTTCGGCTGATCGATCAACTCACGGCAGCGGGTGTTATTCACCTCGAGATTGCCTGGTCTGCCCATCCCCGATGGCTGGTCTTGATGCGGGAACTCAAAGTCCGTTATCCAGGTCTGCATCTCGGGGTTGCGTCGATCACCAGCGAGGTGGCGTTGCGAAGCACTCTTGAGCTCGACTTGGCCTACGCCATGTCGCCTTGCCTCGATCTCGAGTTACTGGCCATGGCGCGTCGCCATGGCCAGTTGCTGGTCCCTGGAGTCTTCTCCCCCTCAGAGTTTCTGCAGGCCGCAAAAGCGGGATGCGAACTGGTGAAACTGTTCCCCGCCGGAACATTGGGGATCGACTATTTGCGCCAGTTATCGGCGCCGATGGAGCCTCTTCCGCTTGTGATTGCGGCTGGCGGTCTTGGCGCTGCGGATCTGGATCCTTGGCTGTCAGCCGGTTATCACGCTGTGGCTCTTGGTCGGGGTGTGATTCGAGGTGATGAACTCGATCCCCACCTCTTAGCGTGGTTATCTTGA
- the aroC gene encoding chorismate synthase: MGSSFGDLFRISTFGESHGGGVGVIVDGCPPRLALDLNAIQAELDRRKPGQSKITTPRKEADQVEILSGLLDGETLGTPIAMVVRNKDQRPQDYKEMEVAFRPSHADATYQVKYGIQARSGGGRASARETIGRVAAGAIAKQLLKKVAGTEVIAWVKRIHDLEAVIDPSTVSSEAVEANIVRCPDQPMADRMIERIEAIGRDGDSCGGVIECVVRRPPVGLGMPVFDKLEADLAKAVMSLPATKGFEIGSGFAGTFLKGSEHNDAFLPSEDGRLRTVTNNSGGIQGGISNGESIVIRVAFKPTATIRKEQQTINAAGEATTLAAKGRHDPCVLPRAVPMVEAMVNLVLADHLLRQQGQCSLW; the protein is encoded by the coding sequence ATGGGTAGCAGCTTCGGCGATCTGTTTCGGATCAGCACCTTCGGCGAATCCCACGGTGGTGGGGTCGGCGTGATCGTGGATGGCTGCCCCCCCCGCCTAGCGCTCGATCTCAATGCCATTCAGGCCGAGCTCGACCGGCGCAAACCCGGCCAGAGCAAGATCACCACTCCACGCAAAGAAGCGGATCAGGTGGAAATTCTCAGCGGTCTGCTCGATGGCGAAACGCTGGGCACACCGATCGCGATGGTGGTGCGCAATAAGGATCAGCGCCCACAGGACTACAAGGAAATGGAGGTGGCCTTCCGCCCCTCCCATGCCGATGCCACCTACCAGGTGAAATACGGGATCCAAGCCCGCAGCGGTGGTGGCCGTGCGTCGGCTCGCGAGACCATCGGCCGTGTCGCCGCCGGTGCGATCGCCAAGCAGCTGCTGAAGAAGGTGGCGGGCACGGAAGTGATCGCCTGGGTCAAGCGCATCCACGACCTGGAAGCCGTGATCGACCCCAGCACGGTGTCGAGCGAAGCGGTGGAGGCGAATATCGTGCGCTGCCCGGATCAGCCGATGGCGGACCGCATGATCGAGCGGATCGAGGCGATTGGCCGCGATGGTGATTCCTGCGGCGGCGTGATCGAATGCGTGGTGCGCCGTCCGCCCGTCGGCCTGGGCATGCCGGTCTTCGACAAGCTCGAGGCGGATCTGGCCAAAGCAGTGATGTCGCTGCCGGCCACCAAGGGGTTTGAGATCGGCTCCGGCTTCGCAGGCACCTTCCTGAAAGGGAGCGAACACAACGATGCATTCCTACCGAGTGAAGACGGTCGCCTTCGCACCGTCACCAACAACTCCGGTGGGATCCAGGGCGGCATCAGTAACGGCGAATCGATCGTGATTCGCGTGGCCTTCAAGCCCACCGCCACGATCCGCAAAGAGCAGCAGACCATTAACGCCGCAGGCGAAGCCACCACCCTGGCGGCCAAGGGGCGTCATGACCCCTGCGTGTTGCCACGCGCTGTGCCGATGGTGGAGGCGATGGTGAATCTGGTGCTCGCCGACCACCTCCTACGCCAGCAGGGTCAGTGCAGCCTCTGGTGA
- a CDS encoding cupin domain-containing protein has product MTNAKAPGANEHSAQAVIDGLIKEWQMQPHPEGGWYREMHRSSESVTRSDGAQRSGFTTILFLLERGSISRWHQVRHADEVWIHLQGSPLSLWDLPEHGGTATHKMLSLQQPIQVIPANHWQAATPEGPYCLVSCCVGPGFDFDDFTMLHNLPQEDWPSGARPELV; this is encoded by the coding sequence ATGACCAACGCCAAGGCTCCCGGAGCAAACGAGCACAGTGCCCAGGCTGTGATCGACGGTTTGATCAAGGAATGGCAGATGCAGCCCCATCCCGAAGGGGGCTGGTACCGCGAAATGCACCGCAGTTCTGAGAGCGTTACGCGCAGCGATGGTGCCCAGCGATCGGGCTTCACCACCATCCTGTTCCTGCTCGAACGCGGCTCCATCAGTCGATGGCACCAGGTGCGCCATGCCGATGAAGTGTGGATCCACCTTCAGGGTTCTCCATTGAGCCTCTGGGATCTGCCTGAGCACGGAGGGACAGCGACCCACAAGATGCTTTCCCTGCAACAGCCCATTCAGGTCATCCCGGCCAATCACTGGCAAGCGGCAACACCGGAAGGCCCCTACTGCCTGGTGAGCTGCTGCGTCGGCCCAGGATTCGACTTCGACGATTTCACGATGCTGCACAACCTCCCGCAGGAGGACTGGCCCTCAGGGGCACGCCCCGAGCTGGTCTGA
- a CDS encoding SDR family NAD(P)-dependent oxidoreductase, with the protein MKTIDLSGGLVLVTGGAGAIGRAIAIDAAAAGAAVAVCDSNQEAAETVAAAIRCQGGVAVAFPIDVRNRDDVVATTEQAVEQLGCLRGLVTAAGILHTGPLAEQNSSDWQELMAVNVNGTLHAVQAAIPHLTASRGAIVTLGSVSAFIGSSDGGAYTTSKGAVLSFTYAAAGELASRGIRVNNVAPGWVDGGFTHQALRACPEPEALRAKAKRLHPLGRMAMPADVAHAVTWLLSDQAGFITGSMLLVDGGFMVQHNA; encoded by the coding sequence ATGAAAACGATCGATCTCAGTGGTGGACTGGTGCTGGTCACCGGTGGAGCCGGTGCCATTGGCCGTGCAATCGCCATCGATGCAGCAGCAGCTGGCGCCGCTGTCGCGGTCTGCGACAGCAACCAGGAGGCTGCAGAAACAGTGGCCGCCGCGATCCGCTGCCAAGGAGGTGTTGCGGTTGCCTTCCCCATCGATGTGCGCAACCGCGACGACGTCGTTGCAACCACCGAACAGGCCGTGGAGCAGTTGGGATGCTTGCGCGGCCTGGTCACGGCGGCCGGCATCCTGCACACCGGGCCGCTCGCTGAACAAAACAGCAGCGATTGGCAGGAGTTGATGGCCGTCAATGTGAACGGAACCCTTCATGCCGTCCAAGCGGCGATTCCCCATCTCACGGCAAGCCGAGGAGCGATTGTCACCCTGGGCAGCGTGTCGGCCTTCATCGGCTCCAGTGACGGCGGGGCCTACACCACATCCAAAGGTGCCGTCTTGAGTTTCACCTACGCCGCTGCCGGTGAACTCGCCAGTCGCGGCATCCGGGTGAACAACGTCGCCCCTGGCTGGGTCGATGGTGGCTTCACCCATCAGGCCCTGAGGGCCTGCCCCGAACCCGAGGCCTTACGGGCAAAAGCCAAGCGTCTGCATCCCCTCGGGCGCATGGCCATGCCCGCCGATGTGGCCCATGCCGTGACCTGGTTGCTCTCGGATCAGGCGGGGTTCATCACCGGATCCATGCTGCTGGTGGATGGGGGATTCATGGTGCAACACAACGCCTAA